The genomic interval gctccttaaaacctacctctttgaccaagcttttggtcacctgtcctaatatctccttacgtggctcggtgtcaaattttgtttgataaccgctcctgtgaagcaccttgggacgttttactatgttgaaggcgctatataaatgcaagttgttgttggtgtgtATTAACCTCCACATTGATAGTCCTGTTACGTCCTTCTTACAGAAAAGTTGTGGACGGGATTGTTTGGAACGGTGCTGGGGTCCCCTCCCACCTTACGATGGACTGGACCATGAATCGCTCTGTAATCTACTCCACTGCCCAACTGTACAACTTTTTCTACGGGATTCAGGCGGTCACGTCCAACGAGTCTCTTGCGCTCGGACCGCGAGCAGATGCGGACTACGGCGACGCCTACGTGTTCATCCTGGCCGTGATGGTCTTCTTTGCGTTCCTGGCCGGGACGATGCTCCTCGGATACACCAGCTCCAGCGTCGAGGAGCCGCCCGACGACCCGTCCCACCTCTGCGGCCAGAAGAGCGGGCGGCCGAGCGGCGGCAGAACCCGCGCGAACCCAACGACCAGGCCTGTCTGACGcggctgcaaaaaaaaaaaaaaaaaaaaacgggCGGGGAACGTTCCGGAAGCGGAGACGCCGCTCGCATTCTGACGTGTCCACACGTCCCGAACAGCTTCCAATTACACGCGGCGCGAATTACTTCGGTGTGCCCCCGTTGACCGTTGTGTAGGCGAGcccggcagccattttgtgtcagCGACGTCCCGCGGACAACAAGATGGATGACcatctggtggtgttggttgagggaggaatgttggccagtcaCCCAGGGAGAATGACCCTTGCCCTTCTTCCAACAATGCAGTggcatctttaacatccacctcagcaggcagacgggaccttggtttagcaTTTCACGTGAAGAACATTCTAgaaccctgtacaattacagatcTCTGACTGCGATTAGTGACGATAGGTCATTGTACGAGGTTCAGTTATCAAATATTCATAAACTACTTGAAAGTATTTCAGCAGACTTTGTAAATCTATTTACTGTCTGAACTGAGGAGAACGAGCAGAATCCCACAATCCACTAAACCTATCTCCATTCCGCCCACACGTTACACCAGCTGATGTGACATTACTTGATATTCCAGCACTAAAACCGCAGAACAAAAAATATACCCTCTGTGTTTTCACCATgtcctgtttaatttatttttgtcatCCTTGTTTCTTTCTTACACACTCTCCCTGGCTCTCCTCTATCTCTCTGAATCTcgccctctgtttctctccctatctccccttctgtttctctctgtatctccccctgtttctctatctccccctgtttctctctatctcttcctctgtttgtctctctctatctctccctccatttctctctgcatctctccatctgcctctctatctctccctctgtttctctctgtatttctccttgtttctctatctctccctgtttctctctatctctccctctgtttctctctgtatctctccatctgcctctctatctctccctctgtttctctctatctctccctctgtttctctctatctctccctgtttctctctctctagctctctgtttctctctctatctctccctctgtttctctctatctctctgtttctctctatctctccctgtttctccctgtaactctccctttgtttctctctctctctatcactctgtttttctctatctctccctctgtttctcgcTGTAACTCACCCTCTgtttctctgtgtatctctccctctgtttctctctatctctctgtttctctctgtttctctctatctctccctctgtttctctctgtaactctccctctgtttctctctccctatctctctgtttttctctatctcagcctctgtttctctgtctgtctttccctctgtttctctctctatctctccctctgtttctctgtaactctccctctgtttctctctgcatctctctctccgtttctccctgtatttctccctctgtttctctccctccatttctctctatctctccctgtgtttctctctatctctccctctgtttctctctgtaactctccctctgtttctctctgtatttctccctgtgtttctctctgtaactctccctccatttctctctgtaactctccctctgtttctctctgtatttctccctgtgtttctctctgtaactctccctccatttctctctgtaactctccctctgtttctctctgtaactctccctctgtttctctctgtaactctccctctgtttctctctctatctctccctccatttctctctgtaactctccctccatttctctctgtaactctccctctgtttctctctgtaactctccctccatttctctctgtaactctccctccatttctctctgtaactctccctccatttctctctgtaactctccctccgtttctctctgtaactctccctccatttctctctgtaactctccctccgtttctctctgtatctctccctccgtttctctctgtatctctccctctgtttctccacctctttctcattATCTCTCCCTGTGGGGACAGACAGGTCCCACCACCAGGGCATTGAACTGAGTAGAACTGTCTCATCAGAAGAATCAAACAGGGGACCCCAGTGGCAGGACGTGGCCTTGTCAAGGCCGGTTACAGCCCCACTGTTCGAGAACCAGGTCAAcagtaatctcaccccacggggCAGAGCGACAAGAAGGCGAGAATATTATTCAGGAAAGAGGAAGGAGGTGTTTATCTCTCGCATCAGTAACAGCCGTGTGTGACTCAACTATATCCTTAGGTTTGATCCCCAGAGTTAACTGATCCCAGCTGGAGCAGTGttgggggagcggagggggaagtggggggggtttgctacaattgccctcagtgcctctgggtgagggagggggaatcagccagggttctggcACCTGATCGCGACCCAGTGGATGGTGGGCTCAGTCGCGATGCCCCCCACGGTGGAATAGCCTCGCTGCTTCCCTCTGAAGGACGGGTCAGTTGGGTGAGCTACCGGGGGGATGTCGAGCGTCCTTGGAACCCAgcgagagtcggcaccttcaggagagaaatgggggggttggaggaggggggggtctcgGCCCTCcatatctcctccagccccacaaccccaaCTCCTCCCCcggaaaaaaaagaacttgcatttatatgacacctatcatgacctcaggatgtcgcaaagcccttcacagccaatgaggtccttttcttgaaatgtagtcactgttgtaatgtaggcgatgcagctaatttgcgcacagcaagatcccacagtgtgataatgaccagaccatctgttttgggtgttggttgagggataaatattagtgagggcagcggggagaactcccctgctcgtcttcaaaatagtggccgtgggatctgttacgtccacctgagaggggcagacggggggcctcggtttaacgtctcatccgaaagacggcacctccgacagtgcagcactccctcagtacagcaccgggagcgtcggcctggattatgtgctcaagtctctggaatggggctcgaacccacgaccttctggctgAGAGGCCGACCCACTGAAAACtttcctcttgtgcatcctccccctccctcaacctcAACATTACTGGCCGTGTCTTCGGCCGTCTAGGTcccgtgctctggaattccctccctaaacgtctgcacctctctctcctccttcaagacctgccttaaaacccacctctttgaccaagcttttgatctccTTCGGTGACCGTATTTTATCCCCTGTGGGAGGCGCTGCAGGATGTTTCTCTACGTTAAAGTCACTAAAGCCCTCCGtcgaaaggtcagaaatggggatgttcgctgatgattgcacagtgttcagttccattcgcaacccctcagataatgaagcagtccgagcccgcatgcagcaagacctggacaacatccaggcttcggctgataagtggcaagtaacattcgcgccagacaagtaccaggtaatgaccatctccaacaagagagagtctaaccacctccccttgacattcaacggcattaccatcaccgaatcccccaccatcaacatcctgggggtcaccattgaccagaaactagaccagccatataaatactgtggctactagagcaggtcagaggctgggtattctgcggcgagtgactcacctcctgactccccaaagcctttccgccatctacaaggcacaagtcaggagtgtgatggaatactctccacttgcctggatgagtgcagctccaacaacactcaagaagctcgacaccatccaggacaaagcagcccgcttgattggcaccccatccaccaccctaaacattcactcccttcaccggcgcaccgtggctgcagtgtgtaccatccacaggatgcactgcagcaactcgccaaggcttcttcgacagcacctcccaaacccgcgacctctaccacctcgagggacaagagcagcaggcacatgggaacaacaccacctgcacgttcccctccaagtcacacaccatcccgacttggaaatatatcggccgttccttcatcgtcgctgggtcaaaatcctggaactcccttcctaacagcactgcgggagaaccgtcaccacacggactgcagcggttcaagaaggcggctcaccaccaccttctca from Heptranchias perlo isolate sHepPer1 chromosome 35, sHepPer1.hap1, whole genome shotgun sequence carries:
- the LOC137302174 gene encoding potassium voltage-gated channel subfamily E regulatory beta subunit 5-like, whose product is MDWTMNRSVIYSTAQLYNFFYGIQAVTSNESLALGPRADADYGDAYVFILAVMVFFAFLAGTMLLGYTSSSVEEPPDDPSHLCGQKSGRPSGGRTRANPTTRPV